One window of Candidatus Nitrospira kreftii genomic DNA carries:
- a CDS encoding hypothetical protein (conserved protein of unknown function) has product MSSSADPRPSPLGPDLVPQCDHEREQKPWKVRDIFGILPTMSSSPVYVKHSDFVQREVAGECILVPIRRNLAEANSIYVLNETGAVFWNAIDGIRSALSIEHEIGGIYDVAAEQLHHDFETLLTDLLMIGAIQEVPTHDGSAT; this is encoded by the coding sequence ATGTCGTCCTCGGCTGACCCACGTCCATCGCCCCTGGGTCCTGATCTCGTTCCGCAGTGCGACCACGAGCGTGAACAAAAGCCCTGGAAGGTACGCGATATATTTGGTATCCTCCCGACGATGTCTTCTTCCCCGGTCTACGTGAAGCACTCCGATTTTGTGCAGCGAGAAGTCGCAGGCGAATGTATCCTGGTTCCGATCCGTCGGAATCTGGCCGAGGCTAACAGCATCTACGTCCTGAACGAGACCGGTGCCGTCTTCTGGAACGCCATCGACGGAATACGCTCAGCGCTGTCCATTGAGCATGAAATCGGTGGCATCTACGACGTCGCCGCAGAACAGCTGCATCACGACTTTGAGACCTTACTGACAGATCTGCTCATGATCGGGGCTATTCAGGAGGTGCCCACCCACGATGGTTCAGCAACGTAA
- a CDS encoding tRNA-specific adenosine deaminase, with protein sequence MELALQQATLAPLVGEVPIGAVLVYKNEVLAVAHNYREISQDPTAHAEMIVIRKAAEQLKTWRLTDTTLYVTLEPCPMCAGAIVQARIARLVFGAWDPKAGACGSILDIPGERRFNHRVQVAGGLYEQESRAVMQEFFRAKREKASEKHHPPKAPI encoded by the coding sequence ATGGAGTTGGCCCTTCAACAGGCTACCCTCGCACCGCTGGTTGGTGAAGTGCCAATCGGCGCCGTCCTTGTCTACAAAAACGAGGTGCTCGCGGTCGCTCACAATTACCGAGAAATATCACAGGACCCGACTGCCCATGCTGAGATGATCGTCATCCGCAAAGCTGCGGAGCAGTTGAAGACGTGGCGTCTCACCGACACGACTCTCTACGTCACATTAGAACCTTGTCCTATGTGCGCTGGAGCGATTGTACAAGCCCGCATCGCTCGGCTCGTATTCGGCGCATGGGATCCCAAAGCGGGAGCGTGCGGATCAATCCTGGATATTCCAGGAGAACGCCGGTTCAACCATCGCGTACAGGTAGCAGGCGGGTTGTACGAACAGGAGAGCCGGGCAGTCATGCAGGAGTTTTTTCGAGCCAAAAGGGAGAAGGCCTCGGAGAAGCATCATCCACCCAAGGCGCCCATTTAG
- a CDS encoding hypothetical protein (conserved protein of unknown function), which yields MTHEDLEETVPLYAIGALEKIERQALEAHLLSGCISCRTALKEFQSVAISLPFALNIVPPPRALKAKIMGARAQTPSAETPAHPSATPSLEPGEWMKHLFPPTSPSTTSFGLALGMVFVGILVLLIFQSWKPSPRTAEDTRTLGKLQTQVDAANAQLTTLQHQLSEREESLMQTREELQRRMEELGELKDQLIHREAELDDLKAQLAERGGHSASLP from the coding sequence ATGACGCATGAAGATCTAGAGGAAACCGTTCCGCTCTATGCGATCGGCGCGTTAGAAAAGATCGAACGGCAAGCCCTGGAAGCTCATCTGCTGTCTGGGTGTATTTCTTGCCGTACCGCACTCAAGGAGTTTCAATCGGTGGCAATTTCACTCCCATTTGCGCTGAACATCGTACCGCCCCCACGCGCATTGAAAGCCAAGATCATGGGGGCTCGCGCCCAGACCCCCTCGGCAGAGACGCCTGCTCACCCATCTGCCACACCCAGCCTGGAACCGGGCGAATGGATGAAGCATCTCTTTCCGCCGACCTCACCTTCAACGACCTCGTTCGGCTTGGCGCTGGGAATGGTTTTCGTCGGAATTCTGGTCCTCTTGATATTTCAGAGTTGGAAGCCATCCCCTCGCACAGCCGAAGATACGAGGACGCTAGGGAAACTGCAGACTCAAGTGGATGCCGCCAATGCCCAGCTCACGACTCTCCAGCATCAACTCAGCGAGCGTGAGGAATCACTTATGCAGACTCGGGAAGAGCTTCAGCGCCGAATGGAAGAGTTAGGAGAACTCAAAGACCAGCTGATTCACCGAGAAGCTGAGCTGGATGATCTAAAAGCTCAACTGGCCGAACGAGGTGGACATTCAGCCAGCCTACCGTAG
- a CDS encoding hypothetical protein (conserved protein of unknown function), whose amino-acid sequence MRILILCIRIFDGISTRIITFLFRIQQLLTGVLPAVASPDELTRYLQAHYGQTYHNAPVQYPGDSPIWALEPWEEDVLAHHMSRIGTVLVLGTGVGRESIAIAQQGYRVVGLELHFDALQWASQRATARNAFVWFVQASFLAMPVRAASVDYILLPSVMYSAIPGKRQRQTWLRSLRTSLKPQGRAILNFMVGREPDTTTQRLTLALARHIIKLPGANKNYQPGDTCHQTHFLHIFTTEEELRSEVTETGATIHALNWANGYVVLG is encoded by the coding sequence GTGCGTATCCTAATCCTCTGCATCAGAATCTTCGACGGTATCAGCACCCGCATCATCACGTTTCTCTTCCGCATCCAACAGCTGCTGACCGGTGTGCTCCCGGCCGTTGCGTCCCCAGACGAGCTCACTCGTTATCTTCAGGCCCACTATGGACAGACCTATCACAATGCGCCGGTTCAATACCCTGGGGACTCCCCTATCTGGGCACTCGAACCATGGGAAGAAGACGTGTTGGCCCACCATATGAGCAGGATTGGAACGGTCTTAGTTCTAGGGACCGGTGTAGGACGCGAATCCATCGCAATTGCCCAACAAGGCTATCGTGTGGTAGGCCTCGAACTGCATTTCGATGCATTGCAGTGGGCCAGCCAGCGTGCGACTGCGCGGAATGCATTCGTCTGGTTTGTTCAGGCCAGTTTCCTGGCTATGCCGGTGAGAGCCGCCAGCGTCGACTACATCCTGTTGCCAAGTGTCATGTACAGTGCGATCCCTGGGAAACGTCAACGACAGACCTGGCTGCGAAGCCTACGTACCTCCCTCAAGCCACAGGGACGGGCGATTTTAAACTTCATGGTTGGTCGGGAGCCCGACACGACGACCCAACGATTGACGCTCGCTCTGGCCAGACACATCATTAAGCTGCCCGGAGCCAACAAAAATTACCAGCCGGGCGATACCTGCCACCAAACTCACTTCCTCCACATCTTCACAACCGAAGAAGAGCTACGTTCGGAAGTGACCGAGACCGGCGCCACCATTCATGCGCTCAACTGGGCCAACGGTTATGTCGTCCTCGGCTGA
- a CDS encoding hypothetical protein (putative RNA polymerase sigma factor, sigma-24 homolog), producing MDSTLPHAASAIDPKVAARAGKGDHLAFSQLYDQSSTVLFSLAVRILGGREEAAEVLQDLFVDVWRKAVRYDVGRGTPIAWLLILTRSRAIDRLRTSQPPVRRHNVSTDDAQNGTTAAQFESPADQALRTVISTTLADLPQAQRQAIELSYYEGLPPVEVATRLNQPLDAVTARIRLGMSKLRESLHTYWEQDKSA from the coding sequence ATGGACTCAACTCTTCCGCACGCCGCGTCCGCTATCGACCCGAAAGTAGCCGCTCGGGCCGGCAAAGGCGATCACCTCGCCTTCAGCCAACTCTACGATCAATCAAGCACGGTGCTTTTCAGCCTCGCCGTGCGAATCCTGGGAGGTCGGGAGGAAGCGGCGGAGGTCCTTCAGGACCTGTTCGTCGATGTGTGGAGAAAAGCGGTTCGTTATGATGTTGGACGCGGGACGCCGATCGCCTGGCTGCTGATCCTGACGCGTAGTCGAGCCATCGACCGATTACGGACATCTCAACCCCCTGTTCGTCGCCACAATGTCTCCACCGATGACGCACAGAATGGGACGACAGCCGCGCAGTTCGAGTCACCAGCCGATCAGGCGCTACGAACCGTGATCAGCACAACCTTGGCAGACCTACCGCAGGCGCAACGGCAAGCCATTGAATTATCGTACTACGAAGGACTGCCCCCGGTAGAGGTTGCCACGCGACTTAATCAGCCGCTCGACGCCGTCACAGCCCGTATCAGGCTCGGCATGTCAAAACTGCGAGAGTCATTGCACACCTACTGGGAGCAGGACAAGTCGGCATGA
- a CDS encoding hypothetical protein (conserved protein of unknown function) gives MTTRLLNPSTSSTSFSVQGLPEAVHWLILRNVMAPIIHSESMAPTIQKRDKLELQETTDLKLGDVVVYRLDGLFVCHRIHGIEGHQLFLQGDAATGPYEAVSIRQVVGRVDCVFRDGKRLDVRRPRLSSLGMPDDSEWDAAAWMWNPRLAKALIVAFMNWIAGIPGIKGIFRVILRKLMTITVMERAALQSIDGYVTRDQVHLDQLKQYLSPHTGSGILLMIHVGPAYFGICTPGPWRMQIRPFLRPMTTALVLEAIESCHPVQSSPHSIRRSTTATKNQ, from the coding sequence ATGACCACGCGCCTACTCAACCCATCAACTTCCTCAACCAGCTTCTCGGTCCAGGGATTACCGGAAGCCGTGCACTGGCTCATCCTACGGAATGTGATGGCACCTATCATACATTCGGAGAGTATGGCTCCGACGATTCAGAAACGGGACAAACTCGAACTCCAAGAGACAACCGATTTGAAGCTTGGCGATGTCGTCGTCTACCGACTTGACGGGTTATTTGTTTGTCACCGTATTCATGGCATCGAAGGTCACCAGCTTTTTCTGCAAGGAGACGCCGCTACCGGTCCATACGAAGCGGTCTCCATTCGGCAAGTCGTCGGACGGGTCGATTGTGTCTTCCGCGATGGGAAGCGGCTCGACGTTCGCCGACCTCGATTATCATCCCTGGGAATGCCGGATGATTCTGAATGGGATGCGGCGGCATGGATGTGGAATCCGCGATTGGCAAAAGCTCTCATCGTCGCATTCATGAATTGGATCGCTGGAATTCCTGGCATCAAGGGAATTTTCCGCGTTATCCTCCGAAAACTGATGACAATCACCGTTATGGAGCGAGCAGCGCTGCAGTCCATCGATGGATATGTGACACGAGACCAGGTGCATCTCGATCAGCTCAAACAATACCTGTCGCCCCATACCGGCAGCGGTATCCTGCTGATGATTCACGTCGGTCCAGCCTATTTTGGAATCTGCACGCCGGGTCCCTGGCGCATGCAGATCCGCCCATTCCTGCGCCCTATGACCACCGCGCTTGTTTTGGAAGCGATTGAATCGTGCCATCCGGTCCAGTCCTCTCCTCACTCGATCCGACGCTCAACAACGGCCACCAAAAATCAATAA
- a CDS encoding hypothetical protein (conserved protein of unknown function) yields the protein MPLIWAAISGHGFGHAAQVVPVLNALGRLVPNLRVLLRTTVPASFFTDRLTTPWETSAVQQDIGCIQNGPMTIDVEATWHEHHRFHSTWNDRLRTEVEAMRAAAPDLVLADTPYLALAAGKAAGISTVALVNLTWDLVLSDYPAPPSIDGRAIIQSIRQAYGTADLALRITPAPTMTIFKQLIDIGPIAEPAPSAREQLTELLKLPRGEHTVLVGFGGIPLDALPFERVESLPGYRFLFDGSIPSTSRRFISTKSLPFSFKTLMASVDVIMTKPGYGTLVEAVALQTPLVYVRRYNFADEPPLVDYLHRYGRGIELSLSDFEKGDWDLTLTKAVEMSALQTDPPPPTGGGEAAALIAPSVLNPRK from the coding sequence ATGCCGTTGATCTGGGCCGCCATCTCAGGACATGGATTCGGCCATGCCGCACAAGTCGTGCCGGTGCTCAATGCCTTAGGCCGTCTCGTTCCGAACCTTCGAGTGCTTCTTCGGACCACCGTCCCTGCATCATTCTTCACTGATCGTCTCACGACTCCCTGGGAGACGAGCGCCGTTCAGCAGGACATCGGCTGCATTCAAAACGGTCCCATGACGATCGACGTGGAGGCGACCTGGCACGAACATCACCGATTCCATAGCACCTGGAATGATCGCCTTCGGACTGAGGTTGAGGCCATGCGTGCTGCCGCTCCGGATCTTGTCTTGGCTGATACACCGTATTTGGCTCTGGCGGCTGGAAAAGCTGCCGGCATTTCCACCGTCGCACTCGTCAACCTGACGTGGGACCTTGTCCTATCCGATTACCCGGCCCCTCCATCGATTGACGGACGGGCAATCATCCAGTCGATTCGACAGGCCTACGGCACAGCTGATCTCGCGCTACGAATTACCCCGGCTCCTACCATGACGATCTTCAAACAGTTGATCGACATCGGACCGATTGCAGAACCGGCTCCTTCGGCTCGTGAACAACTCACCGAGCTTCTGAAGCTACCGCGTGGAGAACATACCGTGCTCGTCGGATTCGGCGGCATTCCATTGGATGCGCTCCCGTTTGAAAGAGTGGAGTCACTTCCCGGCTATCGCTTCCTCTTCGACGGCTCGATCCCTTCGACAAGCAGGCGATTTATCTCTACCAAGTCCTTGCCGTTTTCGTTTAAAACGTTGATGGCCTCGGTCGATGTCATCATGACGAAACCAGGCTACGGAACATTAGTGGAAGCCGTGGCACTGCAGACGCCTCTGGTGTATGTGCGACGGTACAACTTTGCCGATGAACCACCGCTGGTGGATTATCTCCATCGGTATGGAAGAGGGATAGAGCTCTCCTTGAGCGACTTCGAAAAGGGAGACTGGGATCTGACACTCACGAAGGCTGTCGAGATGTCGGCACTTCAGACCGATCCACCTCCGCCGACCGGAGGAGGAGAAGCCGCAGCCCTTATCGCACCATCCGTTCTCAATCCTAGGAAATAA
- a CDS encoding hypothetical protein (conserved protein of unknown function) — MKQLDADTFLEELSWKARQRRHPDCVTFELTYGCNLRCVHCFNPTHRALPQELTTGEIQTILDQLAEFGILTVTFTGGELGTRPDLQEILRHTRQRGLVIRILTNATRVTTEFVRLLHDVGTEQVCVSIYGATATTYERMTAVAGSYVAFRRGLALLTSGTIPIVLRMPVTALNYEEIHLCRSIAEELNCKFQYSFDLTPTVTGDLTPLQYRLPAETKIRIDQNMLPQWGSAPVEEPCFAAEEFIECACGHTRFAITPYGEMNLCTAFPIPRYDLKTGTVKKGWECLKRTVDEAHPNDRYECPTCDVRSYCRQGRNDAWLESGDMSVCLPHYREWAKLEQHTHAFLNPRRPA, encoded by the coding sequence ATGAAACAGCTCGACGCCGACACATTCTTGGAAGAATTATCATGGAAGGCGCGACAACGGCGCCATCCGGATTGCGTGACCTTTGAACTCACGTACGGCTGCAATCTGCGTTGCGTCCATTGTTTCAACCCAACCCATCGCGCCTTGCCGCAGGAACTCACCACAGGAGAGATCCAGACAATCCTTGATCAACTAGCGGAATTCGGCATTCTCACCGTAACGTTTACTGGTGGCGAGCTTGGCACTCGGCCGGACCTTCAGGAGATTCTCCGCCACACCAGGCAACGAGGGCTTGTGATTCGAATACTCACCAATGCCACGCGGGTGACGACCGAGTTCGTACGCCTACTCCATGACGTCGGCACCGAACAGGTCTGCGTGTCTATTTACGGCGCGACAGCCACCACATATGAACGGATGACGGCCGTTGCCGGATCGTATGTCGCGTTTCGTCGTGGACTGGCTCTTCTGACCTCAGGCACTATCCCGATCGTCCTGCGCATGCCGGTCACCGCCCTCAACTATGAGGAGATTCACCTTTGCCGATCCATCGCCGAAGAATTAAACTGCAAGTTTCAGTATTCGTTTGATCTCACTCCGACCGTAACTGGTGACCTCACCCCACTCCAATACCGGCTTCCTGCTGAGACCAAGATCCGTATTGATCAAAACATGCTCCCCCAATGGGGATCGGCGCCGGTCGAAGAACCCTGCTTCGCAGCCGAGGAATTCATCGAATGCGCCTGTGGCCATACTCGGTTTGCCATTACACCGTACGGTGAAATGAATCTGTGCACAGCCTTTCCGATCCCTCGGTACGATCTCAAGACCGGTACGGTCAAGAAAGGATGGGAATGCCTCAAACGAACCGTCGATGAGGCTCATCCAAACGATCGGTATGAATGTCCGACTTGTGATGTCAGGTCCTATTGTCGGCAGGGACGGAATGATGCGTGGTTGGAAAGCGGCGACATGAGCGTCTGTCTGCCCCACTATCGAGAATGGGCGAAACTGGAGCAGCATACCCATGCCTTCCTCAATCCTCGACGACCTGCTTGA
- a CDS encoding hypothetical protein (conserved protein of unknown function) gives MPSSILDDLLEAYTQVSIRNRAILEEFTLIAERFRQQGIEFIVLKGADILSRLYGVRGARPLSDVDVLVHESDLPAIDRELRNLGFTQQIDGNPAYVSAGSRLSLDLITTLWYLDQPELDSVWKRARRRPVDATTISCLETADLLLYLTAYNVIHRGHLSASFVHDLKLLIEKEAPDWPVVVARTRQAKLHVSLFHGLSHVMKIFPALPIPDNVLAMLGPTKQHEKMLAWLLRKLVTTEPLPELGHLLLFLTQPDSEKMGWLKRRLFPSATFLSYRYGPAGQVRPWKTRLSRFYHLTTAALDLIRRVVCRLTTTPVRGPL, from the coding sequence ATGCCTTCCTCAATCCTCGACGACCTGCTTGAGGCCTATACTCAGGTCAGTATCAGAAATCGGGCGATCCTGGAAGAATTCACGCTGATCGCTGAACGGTTTCGTCAACAAGGAATCGAGTTCATCGTCTTGAAAGGCGCGGATATTCTTTCACGCCTCTATGGAGTCCGAGGGGCTCGGCCCCTCTCAGATGTCGACGTACTGGTCCACGAATCGGATTTGCCCGCCATTGACCGGGAGCTTCGCAACCTCGGCTTCACCCAACAGATCGACGGTAATCCAGCATATGTGTCCGCAGGGAGTAGGCTTTCCCTCGATCTAATCACAACCCTGTGGTACCTCGATCAGCCAGAACTCGATTCGGTCTGGAAGCGTGCGCGGAGGAGACCAGTCGACGCGACGACGATTTCCTGCCTCGAAACCGCCGATCTGCTGCTTTATCTGACCGCTTACAATGTCATCCATCGAGGGCATTTGTCCGCCTCGTTCGTGCATGATCTGAAACTTCTCATCGAGAAAGAGGCGCCTGATTGGCCTGTGGTCGTCGCACGAACCAGACAGGCCAAACTGCACGTGTCTCTCTTTCATGGGCTGTCGCATGTTATGAAAATCTTTCCCGCACTCCCCATTCCTGATAACGTTCTGGCGATGCTAGGCCCCACAAAGCAACACGAGAAGATGCTGGCCTGGCTGCTTCGGAAGCTGGTGACGACGGAACCCTTGCCGGAACTCGGCCATCTTCTATTGTTCCTCACGCAACCAGACAGCGAGAAGATGGGTTGGCTCAAGCGGCGGCTATTCCCCTCAGCAACATTCCTCTCCTACCGATATGGTCCGGCAGGACAAGTCCGGCCCTGGAAGACGAGACTCTCGCGCTTCTATCACCTCACGACCGCTGCACTTGATCTGATTCGACGGGTGGTTTGTCGGCTCACCACTACGCCAGTGCGCGGTCCGCTATGA
- a CDS encoding hypothetical protein (conserved protein of unknown function): MAYGEFSRRIHTHATDAHHVTNAQLELTYRCNLHCRHCYTDPYNDKDWIAQELSLPEITRLIDDMAELGILWLNLTGGEVFQHPRFWEIYDHAYRRGFLLQLYTNGTLFTEAMVTRLQAQPPFTIDMSCHSIDESSFDWFTQVPGSFRAFRRGLDLLRKADLPFTLKTKGMNWNRQELPGIKTFVESFGQPFSLTTALSPRLDGNLSSLSYRLAPSDVATLQLELMGEAPSEEECRMASELLQRPLDLLYRCGCGTNTIHINARGELGTCTLQYERRYSLRTYSLRDAIDRLFTDIASLRYQQDVPCRTCKLQSFCDQKPTEARWECGNSEAPIPYNCDVALARAEMATQQKLLHPLGISRG, translated from the coding sequence ATGGCGTACGGCGAGTTCAGCCGACGCATCCATACCCACGCCACGGACGCCCATCATGTCACCAACGCACAACTCGAACTGACGTACCGATGCAACCTCCATTGCCGCCACTGCTATACCGATCCGTACAACGATAAGGATTGGATCGCCCAAGAGCTGTCCCTCCCCGAGATCACCCGGCTGATCGACGACATGGCTGAACTCGGAATTCTCTGGTTGAACCTGACAGGAGGTGAGGTATTTCAGCACCCTCGCTTTTGGGAAATCTATGACCACGCATATCGCCGCGGCTTTCTGCTTCAACTCTATACCAACGGCACCCTGTTCACAGAGGCGATGGTGACACGACTTCAGGCTCAACCCCCGTTTACGATCGACATGTCCTGCCATTCAATCGACGAATCCTCCTTCGATTGGTTCACTCAGGTGCCTGGCTCCTTTCGAGCCTTTCGGCGCGGGCTGGATCTCCTTCGAAAAGCTGATCTCCCCTTTACGCTGAAGACGAAAGGAATGAATTGGAACCGACAGGAGTTGCCGGGGATCAAAACTTTCGTCGAATCTTTCGGGCAACCATTCAGTCTCACCACGGCACTGTCACCCCGGCTCGACGGCAATCTATCTTCCCTCTCGTACCGATTGGCACCCTCCGATGTGGCCACATTGCAGTTGGAATTGATGGGAGAGGCTCCCTCTGAAGAAGAATGCCGGATGGCCTCGGAACTATTACAACGGCCCCTGGATCTGCTCTACCGCTGCGGCTGCGGCACGAACACCATTCACATCAATGCGCGAGGAGAACTCGGCACCTGCACATTGCAGTATGAGCGGCGCTATTCGCTGCGGACCTATTCCCTACGCGACGCGATCGACCGGCTCTTTACGGACATTGCATCCCTACGCTATCAACAGGACGTTCCCTGCAGAACCTGCAAGCTTCAGTCCTTTTGCGACCAAAAGCCGACAGAAGCACGGTGGGAATGCGGAAATTCCGAGGCGCCGATTCCTTACAATTGTGATGTGGCCTTGGCCCGTGCAGAAATGGCAACACAACAGAAGCTGCTCCACCCCCTTGGTATATCCCGTGGCTGA
- a CDS encoding hypothetical protein (conserved protein of unknown function) — MDLTVQIGGYTVQVHEADYHPCLTWPLRPFDRFLAPSISSPDIQVDVTVVSPLPELPTGRLKFDSSHGCWKLFESKTGLLFESLDPKILQPRVRACISDDYRSVRAWILPDLADGQVGWSPMQLFNPLIEVCFLSYLAREGGILLHASGLSFCEQGYVFTGPSGAGKSTIAEIFADRGATVLSDERVIVRMGNPGFVLFGTPWVGSGQYAANALAPMTALYCIQHGRERHRIDLLKPSTVVTRMLQQAFLPHWDRSGVATTLEVLTSLTTTMPCRGLAFLNQLDIVDFLLDRSSELHTTVL, encoded by the coding sequence ATGGACCTGACTGTTCAAATCGGCGGCTACACAGTGCAGGTGCACGAAGCGGACTATCATCCCTGCCTCACCTGGCCGCTTCGGCCGTTCGATAGATTTCTCGCCCCTTCGATTTCCTCCCCGGATATTCAGGTCGACGTGACGGTTGTCTCCCCACTCCCGGAACTTCCGACGGGCCGGCTCAAGTTCGATTCGTCGCACGGCTGCTGGAAGCTCTTCGAATCGAAGACTGGACTGCTGTTTGAATCTCTCGACCCCAAAATTCTCCAACCACGGGTGCGGGCCTGTATTTCGGACGACTACCGTTCAGTCCGGGCATGGATTCTTCCCGATCTAGCGGATGGGCAAGTCGGATGGAGTCCCATGCAGCTGTTCAATCCGCTCATCGAGGTCTGTTTTTTGTCGTACCTCGCCCGTGAAGGTGGAATCCTCTTGCACGCATCCGGCCTGTCCTTTTGCGAACAGGGCTATGTATTCACCGGCCCTTCGGGGGCGGGCAAATCAACCATTGCAGAAATATTCGCCGACCGAGGCGCCACCGTCCTGAGCGACGAGCGGGTCATCGTACGGATGGGCAACCCCGGCTTTGTCCTGTTTGGCACACCGTGGGTCGGATCAGGACAGTATGCCGCGAACGCATTGGCACCGATGACTGCGCTCTATTGTATTCAGCATGGGCGGGAGCGACACCGAATCGATCTCCTGAAGCCATCCACAGTGGTGACTCGGATGCTCCAACAAGCGTTCCTTCCGCACTGGGACCGCTCGGGCGTAGCGACCACGCTGGAAGTACTCACATCGTTGACCACGACGATGCCCTGCCGAGGCCTGGCGTTTCTGAACCAACTCGACATCGTCGATTTCTTGCTCGATCGCTCATCGGAGCTTCACACGACCGTCCTATGA
- a CDS encoding hypothetical protein (conserved protein of unknown function) — protein sequence MNGKKPYTPPQLYEVVLDQEQAILATCSLATMATSAGGTVGCRPPTGCSNYPGASPTGCKRSVLPAMYMGRTCHDSGPRAS from the coding sequence ATGAACGGCAAGAAACCCTATACCCCACCCCAACTCTACGAAGTGGTGCTGGACCAAGAGCAAGCTATCTTGGCCACCTGTAGTCTGGCCACGATGGCCACATCTGCGGGAGGAACGGTCGGCTGCCGCCCTCCAACCGGATGTAGCAACTATCCTGGTGCGAGTCCTACGGGCTGCAAGCGCTCAGTCCTGCCGGCCATGTACATGGGAAGGACATGCCACGATTCCGGACCTCGCGCGTCATAG
- a CDS encoding hypothetical protein (conserved protein of unknown function), translating into MVQQRKLDHLPDRFPLACQWEVTCRCNLHCVMCYTDCFNEPERIRQELSTAELLRIMEELAQAGCLELCLTGGEPLARPDFFQIYERAITLGFLVTLFTNGTLITESIADRLATLPPHRIEISLHGMTEATFEQVTLGRGSFQRCRQAIAWLTERRIPLTLKSTALTLNRHEILPIKRYVDTIESVGYKLGEEIRPALDGSGAPFRFALEPEALDELHRQDTQLLREACQKQVPDTRPCRSGVRRFHIDAYGFLQLCSGNRAQGYDLRKGSFQEGFYDYLPSFGCRWKPEATTDLLRPEVTHV; encoded by the coding sequence ATGGTTCAGCAACGTAAGCTGGATCACTTGCCCGACCGCTTCCCACTCGCCTGTCAATGGGAAGTCACCTGTCGCTGTAATCTTCATTGTGTCATGTGCTACACGGACTGCTTCAATGAACCGGAGCGGATCCGACAAGAACTGTCGACCGCCGAGCTACTTCGTATTATGGAGGAACTTGCTCAAGCTGGATGCCTGGAACTCTGCCTGACCGGTGGTGAGCCGCTGGCGCGGCCCGACTTTTTCCAAATCTATGAACGGGCGATCACATTAGGATTTCTGGTGACGCTGTTTACCAACGGGACCTTGATCACCGAGTCGATTGCCGACCGCTTGGCGACGCTCCCTCCTCACCGAATCGAAATCAGCTTACACGGAATGACGGAAGCCACGTTCGAACAGGTCACGTTGGGGCGAGGATCGTTTCAACGGTGTCGGCAAGCAATCGCCTGGTTGACCGAGCGGCGAATCCCTCTGACACTCAAGTCGACAGCCTTGACGTTGAACCGACACGAGATCCTCCCGATCAAGCGCTATGTCGATACCATCGAATCTGTGGGCTACAAACTTGGTGAGGAGATTCGACCGGCGCTTGATGGGTCCGGTGCTCCCTTTCGGTTTGCGCTTGAACCGGAGGCTCTCGACGAACTCCATCGACAAGATACTCAGCTCCTACGCGAGGCCTGCCAAAAACAAGTCCCGGACACACGCCCCTGCCGCAGCGGGGTACGGCGATTTCACATCGACGCCTACGGCTTTCTCCAACTGTGCTCCGGAAACCGTGCTCAGGGCTATGATCTGCGGAAGGGATCGTTCCAGGAAGGATTCTACGACTACCTGCCTTCGTTCGGCTGTCGATGGAAACCCGAAGCCACGACCGATCTTCTCCGCCCCGAGGTGACGCATGTCTGA